In a genomic window of Allomeiothermus silvanus DSM 9946:
- a CDS encoding sigma-70 domain-containing protein, protein MYDSIRLMVGGLAVAKASPLGLLSQEMVMRNYVAYKYGDSQAFEALVAHYGYLAFEKAFRLFHRLGDEARDLAQELLLTVVEVLKKPLPAGNKNLTFWVNVALDRKVREYLTQDSVGTYRENRLLKKLVAVRLELEGSLGRTPTPPELAQALGVDEATLERLLYLEEANRILSLSAPHPETGTRLEEMVAVEFEDELEEALEKARLGLKPEELSTLDRFLAGEEVEQAALDALAATLKARMVA, encoded by the coding sequence ATGTACGACAGCATCCGGCTGATGGTCGGCGGCCTGGCGGTCGCTAAAGCGAGCCCTCTTGGGCTTTTGTCGCAGGAGATGGTCATGCGGAACTACGTCGCCTACAAGTACGGGGATAGCCAGGCTTTCGAGGCCCTGGTAGCCCACTACGGCTACCTGGCCTTCGAGAAGGCTTTCCGGCTGTTCCACCGGCTGGGCGACGAGGCGCGTGACCTGGCCCAGGAGCTCCTCTTGACGGTGGTGGAGGTGCTGAAGAAGCCCCTTCCGGCTGGTAACAAGAACCTCACCTTCTGGGTGAACGTGGCCCTGGACCGCAAGGTTCGGGAGTACCTCACTCAGGATAGCGTGGGAACGTACCGCGAGAACCGGCTTTTGAAGAAGCTGGTGGCGGTGCGGTTGGAGCTGGAAGGGAGCCTCGGACGCACACCCACTCCCCCCGAGCTGGCGCAAGCCCTTGGGGTAGACGAAGCCACCCTCGAGCGCCTGCTCTACCTGGAGGAGGCGAACCGCATCCTCAGCCTCTCGGCTCCCCACCCGGAGACCGGTACCCGGCTTGAGGAGATGGTGGCGGTTGAGTTTGAGGATGAGCTCGAGGAGGCTCTGGAGAAAGCACGGCTTGGGTTGAAGCCGGAGGAGCTATCTACCCTCGACCGCTTCTTAGCGGGGGAGGAAGTGGAGCAGGCTGCTCTGGATGCCCTGGCCGCGACGCTCAAAGCTCGTATGGTCGCATAG
- a CDS encoding integrase core domain-containing protein gives MQLTTVGKEVLRGARKARELQEAGAGDPTVQDRLRKLKQVEALRKYRVGWPEIQELLGISRATYYRWRKRLKEEGLAGLKPRSRRPQRLRRRIYWSSDLLIRVEALRKENPTWGRWPIWLTLRKEGFAVSERTVGRILAYLEGSGRVESVASFLARRGRGKGRGRPRRPYAQRKPKGYEVGHPGDLIQVDTLTVTLGPGETIQHFSAVDLFTRFSLAEVHTRATANLAASFLARLMVRAPFPIRAVQVDGGSEFMSDFEEVCERLGVKLFVLPPRSPKLNGHVERMQRTFRDEFYTRPLPSQIPELQKKLDAYLDHYNRERPHRALNGLAPLEFLAMMQEESAPQSHMC, from the coding sequence ATGCAGCTTACCACGGTTGGCAAAGAGGTTTTGCGGGGAGCGCGGAAGGCCCGGGAACTCCAAGAGGCCGGGGCCGGCGATCCCACGGTTCAGGACCGCTTACGGAAGCTCAAACAGGTGGAGGCGCTCAGGAAATACCGGGTGGGCTGGCCCGAGATCCAGGAGCTTTTGGGGATCAGCCGGGCCACCTATTACCGCTGGCGGAAACGCCTCAAGGAAGAGGGCCTTGCCGGTCTTAAGCCTCGGTCAAGACGTCCTCAGCGCTTGCGGCGGAGGATTTACTGGTCTTCCGATCTGCTGATCCGGGTGGAAGCCCTAAGGAAGGAGAACCCCACCTGGGGCCGCTGGCCGATTTGGCTGACCCTAAGGAAGGAGGGCTTTGCGGTGAGCGAGCGCACCGTGGGGCGGATCCTGGCCTACCTTGAAGGGAGCGGACGCGTGGAGAGCGTGGCCAGTTTTTTGGCCAGGAGGGGAAGGGGAAAGGGAAGGGGAAGGCCAAGGAGGCCCTATGCGCAAAGGAAGCCCAAGGGATACGAGGTGGGTCACCCTGGCGACCTTATCCAGGTGGATACCCTCACCGTGACCCTGGGCCCTGGGGAGACGATCCAGCACTTCTCGGCCGTCGACCTCTTCACCCGTTTCTCCCTTGCGGAAGTCCACACCCGAGCCACGGCCAACCTGGCGGCCAGCTTTCTTGCCCGCCTGATGGTGCGAGCGCCTTTTCCTATCCGTGCGGTGCAGGTGGATGGGGGCAGCGAGTTTATGTCCGATTTTGAGGAGGTCTGTGAACGTTTGGGCGTTAAGCTCTTCGTTCTTCCTCCGAGGAGCCCCAAGCTCAACGGTCACGTGGAGCGGATGCAGCGGACCTTTAGGGATGAGTTCTACACACGACCGTTGCCTTCACAGATCCCCGAGCTCCAAAAGAAGCTTGACGCCTACCTGGACCACTACAACCGTGAGCGACCCCACCGGGCCCTAAACGGCCTCGCGCCCCTGGAGTTCCTGGCTATGATGCAAGAGGAGTCGGCCCCCCAGTCTCACATGTGTTGA
- a CDS encoding RES family NAD+ phosphorylase, translating to MRAWRIASRSYAHTAFTGEGAAKSPGRWNRLGVPLGVRSQSVPKGIVPVVYLAEHLSTGILEVLVHVDDRAHLAAFVAIEVEIPDPHVEELSELPPDWRQLPEPYPESTQRLGSEWALSLRSLALRVPSAVVPSEFNLLLNPRHPAMPEVRVGQPQPLFLDPRLLR from the coding sequence GTGAGGGCCTGGCGCATCGCCTCGCGCAGCTACGCCCACACCGCCTTCACCGGGGAAGGGGCAGCCAAGAGCCCCGGACGCTGGAACCGCCTCGGGGTCCCCCTGGGTGTACGCTCGCAGAGCGTCCCGAAGGGGATCGTCCCGGTGGTGTACCTGGCCGAACACCTCTCCACCGGCATCCTGGAGGTGCTGGTTCACGTGGACGACCGGGCTCACCTGGCCGCGTTCGTGGCCATCGAGGTGGAGATCCCCGATCCCCACGTCGAGGAGCTGAGCGAACTGCCCCCCGACTGGCGGCAGTTGCCCGAGCCCTACCCCGAGTCCACCCAGAGGCTGGGCAGCGAGTGGGCCCTGAGCCTGCGCTCCCTGGCCCTGCGTGTCCCCTCGGCGGTGGTCCCCAGCGAGTTCAACCTGCTGCTCAACCCCCGCCACCCCGCGATGCCCGAGGTGAGGGTCGGCCAGCCCCAGCCGCTCTTCCTCGACCCACGCCTGCTGCGCTAG
- a CDS encoding antitoxin Xre/MbcA/ParS toxin-binding domain-containing protein, which produces MSHMGTVLPLRFDGSPTDVASVREGLPVELITEVARHYGLSQHDVLEAAGIPRSSVHRYKGLGRLNREQSNRLYRVIYLLRRAEELFGSPQLAASWMNSPKVFLHGSSPLAYLDTEPGFQAVEHLLGRLEDGLVT; this is translated from the coding sequence ATGTCCCATATGGGAACAGTGCTCCCCCTCCGCTTCGACGGCTCACCCACTGACGTGGCGAGCGTCCGGGAGGGGTTGCCGGTCGAACTCATCACCGAGGTGGCCCGGCACTACGGCCTCAGCCAGCACGACGTGCTGGAAGCCGCCGGCATCCCCCGCAGCAGCGTCCACCGCTACAAGGGCCTGGGACGCCTGAACCGGGAGCAGTCCAACCGCCTGTACCGGGTGATCTACCTGCTGCGCCGTGCCGAGGAGCTCTTCGGCTCGCCCCAGCTGGCGGCCTCCTGGATGAACAGCCCCAAGGTGTTCCTGCACGGCTCGAGCCCCCTCGCGTACCTGGACACTGAACCTGGCTTCCAGGCGGTGGAGCACCTCCTGGGCCGCCTGGAGGACGGCCTGGTGACGTGA
- a CDS encoding RRXRR domain-containing protein — MVFVLDKRKKPLMPCSEKRARFLLTRGRAFVVLPILLRVPSHLNSRLCWKLTADATASKSSGMTLSFLIVQSVVFFRA, encoded by the coding sequence ATGGTTTTCGTGCTGGACAAAAGAAAAAAGCCGCTCATGCCTTGCAGCGAGAAGCGTGCTCGGTTCCTGCTCACCCGAGGCCGGGCGTTTGTAGTTCTACCTATATTGTTAAGAGTCCCGAGTCATCTAAATTCGAGGCTATGCTGGAAGTTAACCGCCGATGCAACAGCATCGAAGAGCTCAGGCATGACCCTGAGCTTCTTGATAGTCCAGTCGGTCGTGTTTTTCCGGGCGTGA
- a CDS encoding FAD-dependent oxidoreductase, producing MNHSLRAVRPDLPPTSADIVIIGGGIIGSGIACHLWHVPSLRRRMILLEKHSFLAGQFFQAMNATGQRVMRSPYEHHIAPDGDMQMLDFARLHLDQLTSLEREQVWLGLSGQRAVVPLDVFIGHSTHMIGVHQLRKIAYRARVISVRPDPGRDGYLIATAEGPVIRAKTVILAAGNREAVWPQVFSEAARRYPAQVCSVYAKPALNPGQTIAVVGSGLSAAHTILRALEAGARPVWILRREERYRCADFDTAYFRTEGIARFRRLPSLARKVGTLLEESRGSIMLEFLPRLGSLEEAGVLRVHRHATVLAVRASASGRLELNLSSGADEHVDLVILATGLSPDTQLLPDEVELLADRYPVLEDGTLEVSGHPGLFAAGPLASLTLGPAAKNVDGARLAAQVIIPALIEKFSGSRPASFTVRGNFAVSFPLKAGVR from the coding sequence GTGAATCATTCACTCCGGGCGGTTCGCCCCGACCTACCCCCAACTTCAGCAGATATCGTGATTATTGGAGGCGGGATTATTGGCAGCGGCATAGCCTGCCACCTCTGGCACGTACCCAGCCTGCGGCGCCGGATGATCCTGCTGGAGAAACACTCCTTCCTCGCTGGGCAGTTCTTCCAGGCCATGAACGCCACCGGGCAAAGGGTCATGCGCAGCCCCTACGAGCACCACATCGCCCCGGACGGCGACATGCAGATGCTAGACTTCGCTCGTCTTCACCTCGACCAGTTGACGTCGCTCGAGCGCGAGCAGGTCTGGCTGGGCCTCTCGGGCCAGCGCGCCGTAGTCCCGCTCGACGTGTTCATCGGCCACTCGACCCACATGATCGGGGTACATCAGCTCCGCAAGATCGCCTACCGCGCGCGGGTAATCTCGGTTAGACCTGACCCGGGGCGGGACGGATATCTGATCGCTACCGCCGAGGGGCCGGTCATCCGGGCCAAGACAGTCATCCTGGCAGCGGGCAACCGCGAGGCTGTGTGGCCGCAGGTTTTCTCGGAGGCTGCCCGCCGCTATCCCGCGCAGGTGTGTTCGGTATACGCGAAGCCAGCGCTCAACCCGGGCCAGACGATCGCCGTCGTCGGTAGTGGGCTCAGCGCGGCCCACACCATCCTCCGGGCGCTCGAGGCCGGAGCACGGCCCGTGTGGATCCTACGCCGCGAGGAGCGTTACCGGTGTGCCGATTTCGACACGGCTTATTTCCGAACGGAGGGTATTGCGCGGTTCCGGCGGCTGCCTAGCCTGGCCCGGAAGGTCGGTACGTTGCTGGAGGAATCCCGTGGCAGCATCATGCTGGAGTTCCTGCCGCGGCTGGGCAGCCTAGAAGAAGCGGGCGTCTTACGGGTTCACCGTCATGCCACGGTGTTGGCTGTCCGAGCATCAGCCAGCGGCCGCCTCGAACTCAACCTGTCATCGGGCGCCGATGAGCATGTGGACTTGGTGATTTTGGCGACCGGCCTATCCCCTGACACGCAGCTTCTGCCGGATGAGGTCGAGCTCCTCGCCGATCGTTACCCGGTCCTGGAGGACGGCACGCTTGAGGTCAGCGGCCACCCAGGCCTCTTCGCAGCCGGGCCACTGGCCTCTTTGACGCTTGGTCCCGCCGCCAAGAACGTGGATGGGGCTAGGCTGGCCGCACAAGTGATCATCCCGGCACTCATCGAAAAATTCAGTGGCAGCCGTCCAGCTTCCTTCACGGTTCGGGGGAATTTCGCCGTCAGTTTCCCGCTGAAGGCAGGTGTGCGATGA
- a CDS encoding DUF6423 family protein, producing MLRSKDLHMAATIDMESRTIMVSGAIDVNRVTIVMRVPIPEPGEYTLVKAETNLTDEPWLCWQITLGEGVSLPLQNPTNLLLSRQFRKAKYLADRGAILFWDGEVRPGDAIFKMARLNISGNYMILSHNRGGLTDGIFDEDEDESDDTGLEQDTPRIDLPGALDRYYEHITRHGFGDDLPKIEVETPVRIVQPGEIDILSFTNLPQAHSGGIRPRERA from the coding sequence ATGCTGAGGTCGAAGGACTTGCACATGGCGGCTACCATCGACATGGAGAGCCGCACCATCATGGTCTCAGGGGCGATTGATGTCAACCGGGTCACTATCGTCATGCGGGTGCCGATCCCGGAGCCCGGGGAATACACGCTGGTCAAGGCGGAGACCAACCTGACCGATGAGCCCTGGCTGTGCTGGCAGATCACCCTCGGAGAAGGGGTTTCGCTCCCGCTGCAAAACCCTACGAATCTGCTGCTTTCGCGCCAATTCCGCAAGGCCAAGTACCTGGCGGACCGGGGCGCGATCCTTTTCTGGGATGGCGAGGTCCGTCCGGGCGACGCCATCTTCAAGATGGCGCGGCTGAACATCTCCGGCAACTACATGATCCTGTCGCATAACCGCGGGGGGTTAACCGACGGCATCTTTGACGAAGACGAGGACGAGTCCGACGATACCGGGCTTGAGCAGGACACCCCGCGGATCGACCTGCCCGGGGCCTTGGACCGCTACTACGAGCACATCACGAGGCACGGCTTCGGTGACGATCTGCCCAAGATTGAGGTCGAAACACCGGTAAGGATCGTGCAGCCTGGGGAAATCGACATCCTCTCCTTCACGAACCTCCCCCAAGCCCATTCGGGCGGCATCCGGCCGCGGGAGCGAGCCTGA
- a CDS encoding ABC transporter ATP-binding protein, producing the protein MIVLEGVSKRYRVLEPGRGLGGFVRSLVKPRYREITALDNISLTVPQGQVVGYIGPNGAGKSTTIKIIAGIVRPSAGRVVVAGRDPFRQRTAHQLELGVVMGHRTRLFWDLPVLESLRYHAKVYRLSQSGLDQRIGAMARQFGIEGLLSQPVRQLSLGQRVRCDLALAFLHHPRVLLLDEPTIGLDFDSKALLRSAIRQVASDLQTTVILTSHDLDDVEALSDRIVLLDEGRVLYDGTLRQLRAQHGVLPELRLRLEAGADQVRAWLEGLGGVREVYTHDGWVCVAHEGGGAPAAVLARLLPQTPVREMTTHEPSIEEVLRRVYRGAR; encoded by the coding sequence ATGATTGTCCTGGAGGGGGTTTCCAAACGCTACCGGGTGCTCGAGCCCGGGCGTGGCCTCGGGGGCTTCGTGCGGAGCCTGGTGAAGCCGCGTTACCGGGAAATTACCGCCCTGGACAACATCAGCCTCACCGTCCCGCAGGGGCAGGTGGTCGGCTACATCGGACCCAACGGGGCAGGCAAGTCCACAACCATCAAGATCATCGCGGGGATCGTCCGCCCCTCGGCGGGTCGGGTTGTTGTGGCGGGCCGAGACCCGTTCCGCCAGCGCACCGCCCACCAGCTGGAACTCGGGGTGGTGATGGGCCACCGCACCCGGCTTTTCTGGGACCTGCCGGTGCTGGAGTCGCTCCGCTACCACGCCAAGGTGTATCGCCTCAGCCAGAGTGGATTGGATCAGCGCATCGGTGCCATGGCCCGGCAATTCGGCATCGAGGGGTTGCTCTCGCAGCCGGTACGCCAGCTGAGCCTTGGACAGCGCGTCCGGTGCGACTTGGCCCTCGCCTTCCTCCACCACCCCAGGGTGCTCCTGCTCGATGAGCCTACCATCGGCCTGGACTTCGACAGCAAGGCGTTGCTGCGGTCCGCTATCCGTCAGGTGGCCTCTGATCTACAGACGACCGTCATCCTGACGTCGCACGACTTGGACGATGTTGAAGCCTTGAGCGATCGTATCGTCCTGCTCGACGAGGGCCGAGTCCTCTACGACGGAACCCTCCGACAACTCCGAGCCCAGCACGGCGTACTCCCCGAGCTCCGGCTAAGGCTCGAAGCCGGGGCGGATCAGGTGCGCGCTTGGCTTGAGGGGCTGGGCGGAGTACGGGAGGTCTACACCCACGACGGCTGGGTGTGCGTCGCCCATGAGGGGGGAGGAGCCCCTGCGGCTGTGCTTGCGCGCCTTCTTCCACAAACCCCGGTCAGGGAGATGACCACCCACGAACCCTCGATCGAGGAGGTACTCCGGCGGGTCTACCGGGGAGCAAGGTAG
- a CDS encoding ABC transporter permease: MIPYTANLRVGFQLALAYRRAAAVWVVGELALLVAFYFLWRAVFLSVPAGSFADRDFAAFYLYLLTARLAARFTGGPAWGFFAQRVRVGTVVYDLVQPVELEYALLARWLGQKAGQLVMALPAYATAAFVSGAWSAGEWRLGWFFLSLVVGFACAYFFEFLMSLSAFYTSAQQGINEAKALVVALLSGAFFPIDLLPDRYALLASLLPFQAFIYLPARMLQPSMPESEIFRGLAVQLFWLLVLAASSRFLLGRVRQRFNVQGG; this comes from the coding sequence ATGATCCCTTATACCGCCAACCTCCGTGTCGGATTTCAGCTGGCCCTCGCATACCGTAGAGCGGCCGCGGTCTGGGTCGTCGGAGAGCTGGCGCTCCTGGTGGCATTTTACTTTTTGTGGCGCGCGGTTTTCCTTTCCGTACCCGCAGGGTCATTTGCGGATCGGGACTTCGCTGCTTTCTACTTGTACTTATTGACCGCGCGACTCGCAGCGCGATTCACCGGCGGGCCTGCCTGGGGGTTCTTTGCCCAGCGCGTCCGTGTGGGAACCGTTGTGTACGACTTGGTACAGCCGGTCGAACTGGAGTATGCCCTCCTAGCCCGGTGGTTAGGGCAGAAGGCCGGACAGTTGGTCATGGCGCTGCCGGCCTACGCCACCGCAGCGTTCGTCTCCGGGGCCTGGAGCGCTGGCGAGTGGCGGTTGGGGTGGTTCTTCCTGAGCCTGGTGGTGGGTTTTGCCTGTGCCTACTTTTTCGAGTTCTTGATGAGCCTCTCGGCTTTCTACACTAGCGCGCAGCAGGGGATCAACGAAGCCAAGGCCCTGGTCGTGGCGCTCCTGAGCGGGGCATTTTTCCCCATTGACCTGCTGCCGGATCGCTACGCCCTTCTAGCCAGTCTGCTGCCTTTCCAGGCCTTTATCTACCTTCCTGCGCGCATGCTGCAGCCGTCCATGCCGGAGAGCGAGATCTTCCGCGGACTGGCGGTGCAGCTGTTCTGGCTCCTGGTGCTTGCTGCAAGCTCCCGCTTCCTCCTCGGACGAGTACGCCAGCGGTTCAACGTGCAAGGAGGATAA
- a CDS encoding ABC transporter permease, which produces MTHYLALALAALRLQFATWKQYRVDYTAGVLTVLLEQALTLVLFSVIFTHVPQVRGWTFPEMLVLYGLNRMALGLADTLGESLWWVGSYAQDGSLLLYKLRPLGVLFQLLTERIHFERISGCLTGLILVLHGASAAGVEWTAGKVATVLLFVLLGAFIYLGLMILGAAVAMRVIGSLDAITTLWSLTEFAKYPLPIFGRTGAFLLTFVVPLALTGYVPAALLLDEHTRTAGTIALAEALVAAGAFFGLCLLAWSWALRAYEGTGN; this is translated from the coding sequence ATGACCCACTACCTCGCCCTCGCGCTGGCCGCCCTGAGGCTGCAATTCGCGACCTGGAAGCAGTACCGGGTGGACTATACCGCTGGCGTGCTCACCGTGCTCCTGGAGCAGGCCCTGACCCTGGTGCTTTTCTCCGTCATCTTCACACACGTGCCGCAAGTCCGCGGCTGGACCTTCCCCGAGATGCTCGTGCTTTACGGGTTGAACCGAATGGCGCTCGGCCTTGCCGACACTCTGGGGGAGAGCCTATGGTGGGTCGGCAGCTACGCCCAGGACGGCAGCCTGCTGCTCTACAAGCTCCGTCCGCTCGGGGTACTCTTCCAGCTCCTCACTGAGCGGATCCACTTCGAGCGGATTTCAGGATGCCTGACCGGGCTGATCCTGGTCCTCCATGGAGCGTCCGCGGCCGGGGTGGAATGGACTGCCGGTAAGGTTGCCACGGTCCTCTTATTTGTTCTCCTGGGCGCGTTCATCTATCTCGGGCTCATGATCCTGGGGGCTGCCGTAGCCATGCGGGTCATCGGCAGTTTGGACGCCATCACGACCTTGTGGAGCTTAACCGAGTTCGCCAAGTACCCGCTTCCCATCTTCGGTCGAACCGGGGCCTTTCTCCTGACGTTCGTCGTCCCGCTGGCGCTGACCGGCTATGTTCCTGCCGCTCTCCTGCTCGACGAGCACACACGCACAGCAGGCACCATCGCCCTTGCCGAGGCTTTGGTCGCTGCCGGCGCGTTCTTCGGCTTGTGCCTGCTGGCGTGGTCGTGGGCCCTCCGCGCTTATGAGGGGACTGGGAACTGA
- a CDS encoding aldo/keto reductase: protein MGMRYRKVGKWGLQVSEIALGAWASFGDCVKDVGEVKKIVCLAYESGVNFFDNADTYANGCAEELMGSVLAEYPRSTLVLASKAGWPVSGCPNSQGLSRKHLRASLQASLQRLRTDYLDIYFAHRHDPDVPLEEIVTTMSAFVDQGLILYWGTSEWPVARLAGACEFARANGLHPPICEQVDYSILYRKRWENTLAPEAEPLGLGLMATSPLAMGVLTGKYDDGIPPGSRLARHKVLKEALLTPHNLARVRELAAVAAEHGMTRAQLALAWVLRRKELSCAIVGATGIGQLQENLGAAGVVLAPEAVAQIERIIGGKSSTASTT from the coding sequence ATGGGCATGAGGTATCGCAAGGTCGGTAAGTGGGGCCTTCAGGTCTCCGAGATCGCCCTGGGTGCCTGGGCCAGCTTCGGAGATTGCGTGAAGGATGTGGGCGAGGTCAAGAAGATCGTGTGTCTGGCCTACGAGTCCGGCGTCAACTTCTTCGATAACGCGGACACCTATGCGAACGGATGCGCTGAAGAACTCATGGGCAGCGTGCTCGCCGAGTACCCACGCAGCACCCTCGTCCTCGCCTCGAAGGCGGGATGGCCTGTGTCCGGGTGTCCCAATAGCCAGGGCCTCTCCCGCAAGCACCTGCGCGCCTCTCTGCAGGCCAGCCTTCAAAGGCTACGAACGGATTATCTGGATATCTACTTTGCTCACCGCCACGACCCGGATGTACCCCTCGAGGAGATTGTCACGACCATGAGCGCGTTCGTTGATCAGGGGCTTATCCTCTACTGGGGAACCAGCGAGTGGCCTGTCGCACGGCTGGCGGGTGCATGCGAGTTTGCCAGGGCGAATGGGCTGCATCCACCTATCTGCGAGCAGGTTGACTACTCGATCCTTTACAGGAAGCGGTGGGAAAACACCCTGGCGCCGGAGGCGGAGCCGCTCGGATTGGGCTTGATGGCCACGAGCCCGTTGGCGATGGGGGTGCTCACCGGGAAGTACGACGACGGGATCCCCCCCGGTAGCCGGTTGGCCCGGCATAAGGTGCTGAAGGAAGCTCTGCTGACGCCTCACAACCTCGCTCGTGTGCGGGAATTGGCGGCGGTCGCTGCCGAGCACGGAATGACCCGGGCTCAGCTCGCGCTAGCTTGGGTTTTGCGACGCAAGGAGCTTTCATGCGCCATCGTGGGAGCCACCGGGATAGGGCAGCTTCAGGAAAACCTTGGTGCGGCCGGGGTAGTGCTCGCACCCGAGGCCGTGGCACAGATCGAGCGGATTATAGGTGGCAAAAGCTCAACCGCGAGCACCACTTGA
- a CDS encoding kanamycin nucleotidyltransferase C-terminal domain-containing protein produces the protein MHARDKPLPILRATTRRERLERARHIADWILGHYSDAVVAIGIYGSTARGSDEPYSDLEMSVLMRSSPTPGRDERYVQGLKISVEFHTVGSVYRRLQRVDLTWPLCVDQFVSVLSLYDPEGHWPKLKLLVDQLPSGSFVQAIREGIVGELLENFAKLENARKRDDAPAMRWIAWNLAWDVAMISALMNRAYFTSWSRTPDEILRLPSLLPAVKSLVEKFRNGDLRSAKGLHRCCEAAVRGVVQHVATLGVHVQVEPSLAGPPREQIGGGGPGSKR, from the coding sequence ATGCACGCACGGGACAAACCTCTCCCGATCCTCCGAGCAACTACCCGCCGGGAACGCCTCGAGAGGGCCCGGCACATCGCAGATTGGATCCTGGGCCATTACTCGGACGCGGTTGTGGCCATCGGAATCTATGGGTCCACCGCACGGGGCTCCGACGAGCCCTACTCCGACCTGGAGATGTCGGTCCTCATGCGAAGCTCACCCACCCCCGGCAGGGACGAGCGCTACGTGCAAGGGCTCAAAATCAGCGTCGAATTCCACACCGTGGGGTCGGTCTACCGGCGCCTGCAGCGGGTAGACCTGACCTGGCCCTTGTGCGTAGACCAGTTTGTCTCGGTCTTATCCCTGTACGACCCGGAGGGGCACTGGCCCAAGCTAAAGCTGCTCGTTGATCAGCTGCCGTCCGGATCGTTCGTGCAAGCCATTCGCGAGGGGATCGTGGGGGAATTGTTGGAGAACTTCGCCAAGCTGGAGAATGCCCGAAAACGCGACGACGCCCCTGCAATGCGATGGATCGCCTGGAACCTCGCGTGGGATGTGGCCATGATCTCCGCCCTCATGAACCGGGCATACTTCACCTCTTGGTCGCGCACACCCGACGAGATCCTCCGACTGCCGTCGCTGCTGCCCGCGGTTAAGAGCCTCGTGGAGAAGTTCCGCAACGGCGATCTGCGCAGCGCCAAGGGGCTCCATCGTTGTTGCGAAGCCGCAGTGAGGGGGGTTGTGCAACATGTGGCAACCCTTGGCGTCCACGTCCAAGTCGAACCGTCCCTGGCAGGACCTCCCCGGGAGCAGATCGGGGGAGGTGGGCCCGGATCGAAACGATAA
- a CDS encoding cytochrome P450: protein MDVLNEYALPLVLRVLAELQGVPESSFEELRAWIGVISSVSSSSPKEELLRANRAVAEYGQLVEGLAGEAGGSPQGTVLAGMLAARELGQVSQTEFVANLLALLDAGTQTTADFITNSVLVLLSHQDQLKLLREDPQLLGYAVQELLRFESPVQIVGRWATESFVFQGKGIERGQVVYLVLGSANRDPSWVSDPDRLDLKRKLDRTAAFGGGTHYCLGAPLARLIGGKALEILLQWKGSLSLQTSRLIWRPAFGFRGLTELRVSW from the coding sequence ATGGATGTACTCAACGAGTATGCTCTTCCGCTGGTACTCAGGGTGTTGGCGGAATTGCAGGGCGTTCCGGAGAGTTCGTTCGAGGAGTTGCGCGCCTGGATCGGGGTGATCTCCAGTGTGAGCTCTTCCTCTCCCAAGGAAGAGCTTCTAAGAGCCAACCGGGCGGTGGCCGAGTATGGCCAGCTGGTAGAAGGACTCGCGGGGGAGGCTGGGGGGAGCCCCCAGGGAACCGTGCTGGCTGGCATGTTAGCTGCGCGGGAATTAGGACAGGTCAGCCAAACAGAATTCGTCGCGAACCTGCTGGCCTTGCTCGACGCTGGTACCCAGACCACCGCTGACTTCATTACGAACAGCGTGTTGGTACTCTTGAGCCACCAGGACCAGCTCAAGCTTCTCAGGGAGGACCCGCAGTTGCTGGGCTACGCAGTCCAGGAACTCTTGCGCTTCGAAAGCCCAGTGCAGATCGTTGGCCGCTGGGCAACTGAGAGCTTCGTTTTTCAGGGTAAAGGGATCGAGCGGGGCCAAGTCGTGTACCTAGTCCTGGGCTCGGCTAACCGTGATCCCAGCTGGGTGAGCGATCCGGACCGGCTTGACTTAAAAAGGAAGCTGGACCGTACAGCAGCCTTTGGCGGAGGAACCCACTATTGCCTAGGTGCCCCGCTAGCCCGCCTGATAGGGGGAAAAGCTCTAGAGATTCTTCTACAGTGGAAAGGCAGCTTGTCTTTGCAGACCAGCAGGCTTATATGGCGGCCCGCGTTCGGGTTTCGTGGGCTTACTGAGCTGAGGGTATCATGGTAA
- a CDS encoding IS5 family transposase, whose amino-acid sequence MASTRRSYPSDLSDAEWAILEPLIPAPKPGGRPAKVPRREIVSAILYVLENGIKWRAMPHDLPHWSTVYHYFRKWQKEGVWERVAQALVRWDREREGRQACPSALVMDSQSVKTTEKGGPGDTTGRRRSKGESGRTRGAVS is encoded by the coding sequence GTGGCTTCTACACGGAGATCTTACCCCAGCGACCTGTCGGACGCGGAGTGGGCCATCCTGGAGCCGTTGATCCCCGCCCCCAAGCCCGGTGGCCGACCCGCAAAGGTGCCGAGGAGGGAGATCGTCAGCGCCATACTTTACGTCCTGGAAAACGGCATCAAGTGGCGGGCCATGCCCCATGACTTACCCCACTGGTCTACGGTCTACCACTACTTCCGCAAGTGGCAGAAGGAGGGGGTCTGGGAGCGGGTGGCCCAGGCCCTGGTCCGGTGGGATCGGGAGCGAGAAGGAAGGCAGGCTTGCCCCAGCGCTCTTGTCATGGATAGTCAGTCCGTCAAGACCACGGAAAAAGGGGGCCCCGGGGACACGACGGGGCGAAGAAGGTCAAAGGGAGAAAGCGGCAGAACACGGGGGGCCGTCTCTTGA